From Aquipuribacter hungaricus:
GCCGGGCAGGGCTGGTGGGCGGTCCGGTTCGCGGCGACGCCCTACTTCGAGCACGGCGGGCTGCTCGTGGGCGGCGACGTCGACCGCGTCGGCGAGGTGGTCGAGGAGCTCTGCGCGGTGCTGCGCCCGGCCGAGGTGACTGTCGACGCCCGCGTCCCGCTGCCCTTCGCCTCCCCCGACGGCGGCTCGCGGTGGGCCTGGCGGCACACCGTGCGCCAGCTGCCCGCCGTCCCCGGCGAGGACCGGGTCGTCTGGGACCCGCCCACCGGCGCGCTGGAGGAGCTCCTCGCCGCGGCCAACCCGGACGCGTTCGTCCGGCCCGGCACGCCCGGGGTGCTCGTCTGGGCGGCGGTCGCCGACTCCGACGGGTCCCTGCTGGCCTGCGGCGCGGCGAAGCCCCACACGCCGGGGGTGCCGCACCTGTCCTCGATCGCGGTGCACCCGCAGGCCCGCCGGCAGGGGTTGGGCGCCGCGGTGACCGTGGCGCTGGTCCGCCGGCTGCTGCGCTCCCACCCCACCGTGAGCCTGGCGCTGTGGGCGGGGAACTCCGGCGCCCGGGCGCTGTACGACGGGCTCGGCTTCGTCGGCGGGCCCGACCACGCCACCCGCGAGCTCGGCTGAGCCACCACGACGGCACCCTCCGTCGGAGTCCCGAACGCCACGACGGCACCCTGCGTCGGAACCCCGACGCCGCAACGGCACCCTCCGCCGGCTAGACCGGCGCAGGGTGCCGTTGCGACGAAAGCCCCGGGGCGACCCCCTCAGGTGGTGGCGGGCACCTCGGGCCGGGCGTCGATCCCGGCCTCCTTGCGCTGCTGGGCGGTGATCGGCGCGGGCGCGTCGGTCAGCGGGTCGTGGCCGCCGCCGGACTTGGGGAAGGCGATCACCTCGCGCAGCGACTCCGCGCCGGCGAGGAGCATGACGACCCGGTCCCAGCCGAAGGCGATGCCGCCGTGGGGCGGCGCGCCGAACTTGAACGCGTCGAGCAGGAAGCCGAACTTCTCCTGCGCGGCCTCGGCCCCGATGCCCATGAGGGCGAACACCCGCTCCTGCACGTCGCGGCGGTGGATACGGATGGACCCGCCGCCGATCTCGTTGCCGTTGCAGACGATGTCGTAGGCGTAGGCCAGGGCGCCGCCGGGGTCGGTGTCGAAGCTGTCGAGGAACTCCGGCTTGGGCGAGGTGAAGGCGTGGTGGACGGCGGTCCACTCCCCCGCGCCCACCGCGACGTCGCCCGCGGCGGTCGCGCTGGCGGCCGGCTCGAACAGCGGCGCGTCGACGACCCAGACGAACGACCAGGCCTTGCCGCCGGCGGCCGCGTCCGCGGCCTCGACCAGGCCGGTCCGCCGGGCGATCTCGTTGCGGGCCGC
This genomic window contains:
- a CDS encoding GNAT family N-acetyltransferase translates to MSGPGTRATLVGRSWREAVATSGRDPVVSQHLSPAAVRQVHAGQGWWAVRFAATPYFEHGGLLVGGDVDRVGEVVEELCAVLRPAEVTVDARVPLPFASPDGGSRWAWRHTVRQLPAVPGEDRVVWDPPTGALEELLAAANPDAFVRPGTPGVLVWAAVADSDGSLLACGAAKPHTPGVPHLSSIAVHPQARRQGLGAAVTVALVRRLLRSHPTVSLALWAGNSGARALYDGLGFVGGPDHATRELG